The region TCTCGCTGCTGAGCATCGGGACTGGCTTCGCCGCGGGATCCGTCATCGACGGAGAGCCGGTGCGCGGGTCGCGGGGGGTTGCCGGGGAGATCGGACACCTTCCGGTCGATCCACATGGGCCGGTGTGCGGGTGCGGGCAGCGAGGATGCCTCGAGCTGTTCGTGTCCGGATCGGGGATCGCGCGAATGTGGCCGGTCTCGGAGGGCCACGCGGCACTCGACCTGGCCTCTCGTGCTGCGGCGGGTGAGCCCGACGCCGTCACGGTGTTCGGTCTCGTGATCGATCGGCTCGCCTGGGCGATACAGCAGGTCGCGCTGAGCACCGACCCCGAGTGCATCGTCGTCGGCGGTGGAGTCGCCGCCCTCGGCGGCCTGGTGTTCGAACCGCTCGAAGAGCGTCTGCGCCGCGCCGAGGAGTGCTCGGCCTTTGTTGCTTCCCTGCAGCTGATCCGCAGGGTCGAGCCGGGCTCCGGCCCGGAGACAGCAGCCGCCGGAGCTGCCCGATACGGCCGCCGTGTCGCTGTCGGGCGGCGAGCGGCCGGACGAGTGACCGGGTGACCCAGAAATGTGTTACCCACTCGAAACAATAAAAATCTCGCTGTAACGAAAATTTGGATACAGTTCCAGGAACGCCTAGATAACGTTCTACGTATTCTGAGGCGGGCGGCGCGGCGAGATGCCAACCGATGCACCACCAAGGCACCAACAAAGGAGTTCACACCACGATGAATGCAATGACCAGAAGAGGAGCGCGGATCGCCGCACTCCTGACCGGCGCCGCGCTGGCCGTCTCGCTGACGGCGTGCGCGGCGGATGACTCCGTCACCGGCGAAGAGGGCTCCGAGACCCACGACCTCATCGTGGGCGCGATGGGCGGCCCCGCGAGTCTCGACCCGGCCATGCTCTACGAAGGGCAGTCGGCCTACGTGTGGAGCGCCGTGTACGACACGCTCCTGGCCAAGAACCCTGAGACCGGAGAGATCGAGGGGAACGCGGCTGAGAGCTGGGAGTACTCCGAGGACGGCCTCACCCTCACACTCAAGATCCGCGAGGGGATGACCTTCAGTTCGGGCGATCCGGTCGACGCGGAGGCCGTCGCCGCCTCGATGAACCGTACGCGCACCACACCCGGAACCCAGCAGTCGCGATTCGCGATGGTTTCGGACGTCGTGGCAGTCGACGACTCCACTGTCGAGGTGCAGTTCACGGAGTTCGACCCTGCCTTCCTGGAGACGCTCTTCAACGCGACCGGCGTCATCGGTGACCCGGCCACGGTCGAGGACGAGGCGACTGCGACTGACCCG is a window of Microbacterium terrae DNA encoding:
- a CDS encoding ROK family protein, with product MTGGEIAVGLDVGGTKVFGVAIDDAGVVVASTMLATQRGEAGVLAGVCEAVDDLVAQTGGAAVGSIGIGIPGVVDVDSGMVEHSINLGLHHMALAARVMETLGVPTAVDNDVILAAVGEAARRPGIGSLSLLSIGTGFAAGSVIDGEPVRGSRGVAGEIGHLPVDPHGPVCGCGQRGCLELFVSGSGIARMWPVSEGHAALDLASRAAAGEPDAVTVFGLVIDRLAWAIQQVALSTDPECIVVGGGVAALGGLVFEPLEERLRRAEECSAFVASLQLIRRVEPGSGPETAAAGAARYGRRVAVGRRAAGRVTG